Below is a genomic region from Streptomyces sp. NBC_00461.
TCTGGTGCTTTCCCTGGACCCCGACGGAATGCCCTGGGGACCCAGGACCCCCCAGGACCTGACCGAGCGTGCCCTGGCCGTGGCCGAGGCCGCCGCCGCACACGGGCCCGACGCCCTGATCGTCGGCTGCAACACGGCGACCGTGCACGCCCTGCCCGCCCTGCGCGCCCGCCTCGAACCCGACCTGCCGGTCATCGGCACGGTCCCGGCGATCAAGCCGGCCGCGGCCGGCGGCGGCCCCTTCGCGATCTGGGCGACGCCCGCCACCACCGGCAGCCCGTACCAGTGCAATCTCATCGCACAGTTCGCCGGCGGGGTGACGGTCGCCGAGGTGCCCTGCCACGGGCTCGCCGAGGCGGTGGAACACGCCGACGAGGCCGCAATCGACGCAGCCGTCGCGGCGGCCGCCGCGCTGACCCCCGACGATGTAACGACCGTCGTCCTGGGCTGCACCCATTACGAACTCGTCGCCGAGCGGATCCGTGCCGCCGTGCAGCAGCCCGGCTTCCCGCCGCTCGTGCTGCACGGGTCCGCAGGCGCCGTAGCCGCCCAGGCCCTGCGCCGCCTCGGCGAGCAGCCCGCACCCGGGGCACCGGCCACCGGAACCCTGACGGTGCTGCTGAGCGGCCGAGAGGGTGCACTCATACCGCCCGCCCTGGCCTACGAGGAAGGCCGACTGCTCCAGGCGGTCAGCCCCGCGCGCTGAGCGGACGCCATGAAACGGGCGCCATGAAACGGACGCCATGAAACGGATGCCATCGGCCGGGCGGCATATGGGCAGGGTTCACTCTCCGCGACCCGGTGCCCGCGCAGCGAAACATGAGTAACCTCGTAGCCATGAGGGACCACCCCCACGGCGAGAACGCCAAGCATCCGGATGTCTGGACCGGACACGCCACCAAGCGGGTCCAGTGGCTGCCCGCGGTCGCCGGCGTGGCCGTCATGGCGCTCGGCATCGAGCTCGCCGTCGACTCCGCCTGGACATCGGGCATCGCCCCGCTCGTCATGGCCGTCGTCGGCTGCATTGCCGCCGGACTGCTGGTCCTCTTCGGCACGCTCGCCTTCCTGCACGTCGATCTGAAGCTCGACAAGGAATGCCTTGAGGTGCGCTGCGGACACATCGGTGTGCCGCGCCGCAAGATCCCTCTCTCCCATGTCGCCGGCGCCGAGTTCGCGGCGCACGTGAACCCGCGCCAGTGGGGCGGCTGGGGCTACCGCTGGCGGCCCGAGAAGGGCACCGCAGTCGTGGTGCGGCGCGGCGAGGGCGTCGTCCTGCGCCTGTGGGACGGTCACACGTTCACGATCACCGTGGACAACGCCGAGACAGCCGTCCGGGTCATCAGCGACCGACTGCGGCCGGGCACCACCGGCGCGCTGCACTGAGCCTCGTCGTCACGGCGTCAGCCGGTCACCGCGCGGGCGTACGTCCACCTTCTGCGGTGGTGACTCCTCGGCGAGCGGGCGGGCCGTGGCCAGGCCCGCGAGCAGGCCCGCACCGACCGACACTGCGGTGAAGCTCAACGCGTTGGAGACCGCGGCGATCGCCGCGAGCGCCGTCAGAGCCGCACCCGCGGTGAGCACGACCGGGGTGGGGCGCGGGGAGCGCCACAGCGCGTGCAGCACCCAGCAGAGGGACGCCCCCAGCAGGACCACGCCGACGACACCCTGCTCGGCCGCCTGCTGCAGTACGGCCGAGTGCGGCTTGCCGTCCGAGAACAGGGTCCGGGTCGCCGTGGTGCTCAGTTCACCGAAGCGCTCCGGGCCCACCCCCAGGGCGGCGTTGCGATGTGCCAGATGCAGGGCGTCCTGCCACAGCTGGATCCGGTGCTGGGTGAGCTGCCCTTCCAGAGACGTGGTGAGTCCCTCGGGCAGGGCGTTTCCGGCGACGGCCCAGGTCAGGCCGGCCACCAGAGCCGCGACCAGGGCGAGGCCCGCGATGCCCAGGCCACGGCTGTGCATCCGTCCGGCGGCGAGCGAGCACAGCAGCACGGCCGTGCAGGTGACGAATCCGCTGGTCGAGCCGAGGGCGGCCGCGGTCACCGTGATCCCGACCGCCAGCGTGCCCATCGCGAACCGTAGGGGCGGCGACTCGGCGGCCCAGGCCGCGCAGCACGTCGCACCGGCACACAGCGTGAGCAGCGCGGCGGTGGCACCTGCGTGTCCGAGCGGCGCGACGATCTGAGGACCCGGGGCGAGGTGCGGAACGGCCACCGCCAGGCCGATTCCGGCCAGCGCTCCGGCACAGGGCGCGGCCACCGGCAGCAGCGCCCCGCAGATCCGCCCGGCCGCGTAGCCGGCGGCCACGGCCAGCACTGCGAGCAGCACGCCCTCCGGCCGGCCCTCGTGCACGGTCGCCGTGATCAGCGACCAGGTGGCAGAAGCGCCGAGCACCACCACGCCCACTGCGTCAGAAACGTTTCGTCTCGCGCCGCCCTCCCCAGGACCGGCATCAGACGTCATGCCTATGGAAACCACCCAGCCCCCCGAACGCGACCGAAGCCCCCCGACCTCGCACGACCCAGGTCGCCGAGGCCGTGACCGGCCGGGCGACTGTGGCTGGGCACACCGTAACGGCTGATGGACGTTTTGTGGATGAGTTGGACCGAGTTGCGCAGGAACGATGCGGCGGCTGCGGCGCGCAGCGGCCTGTGCTGCCATACGGACCGCGCTGTCCGGGGCAAGGTCACCGGCCGTACACTCCCGGGGTGACCGTCACCGCAACCTCCGTGGACGAGTCGGACCAGTTGCAGCCGCAGGCCGCGCCCGCATCGCGTCCGGCGCGCCTCGTACGCCTCGTTCCGGCTCTCGCCGCGGCGCTCTTCGGAGTGCTGCTCTACGTCAGTTTCCCGCCGCGCACCCTGTGGTGGCTGGCCGTCCCGGCCTTCGCCGGCTTCGGCTGGGTCCTTCGTGGCCGCAGCTGGAAGGCGGGCCTCGGTCTCGGCTACCTGTTCGGCCTCGGCTTCCTGTTGCCGCTGCTCGTGTGGACCGGCGTGGAGGTCGGCCCAGGACCCTGGCTGGCGCTGGTGGCGATCGAGGCGATCTTCGTCGCGCTGGTCGGCGCGGGCGTCACCGTGGTGTCGAAGCTGCCGGCGTGGCCGGTGTGGGCGGCCGCGGTGTGGATCGCGGGCGAGGCCGCACGCGCGCGTGTGCCGTTCAACGGCTTCCCCTGGGGCAAGGTCGCGTTCGGTCAGGCCGACGGCGTCTTCCTGCCGCTCGCCGCGGTGGGCGGCACCCCGGTGCTGGGCTTCGCGGTCGTCCTGTGCGGCTTCGGCCTGTACGAGGTCGTACGGCTGGCCCTGGATGCCCGGCGCACCCGGGAGGTCCGGCGGTCGGCAGCGGCCGTCGCCCTGCTGAGCGTGGCCGTGCCGGTGGTGGGCGCGGTCGCCGCCGGCTCGCTGGTCAGCGACAAGGCCGAGGACGGCTCCGCGACCGTCGCGGTCATCCAGGGCAACGTGCCGCGCTCCGGGCTGGAGTTCAACGCCCAGCGACGGGCCGTGCTCGACTACCACGCGCGCGAGACCCGGCGCCTGGCCGCCGAGGTCAAGGCGGGCAAGATCGCCAAGCCCGACTTCGTGCTGTGGCCGGAGAACTCCTCCGACGTCGACCCCTTCGACAACGCCGACGCGTACGCCGTCATCGACGGCGCGGCCAAGGCGATCGGCGTGCCCATCTCGGTCGGCGGTGTCGTCCAGCGGGACGGCAAGCTGTACAACGAGCAGATCCTGTGGGACCCCAGGAAGGGCCCCCTCGACACGTACGACAAGCGGCAGATCCAGCCGTTCGGCGAGTACCTGCCGCTGCGCTCGCTCATCGGCGCGATCAACAGCAACTGGACCTCGATGGTTCGCCAGGACTTCAGCCGGGGCACCAAGCCCGGGGTGTTCACCATGGACCACGCCAAGGTCGGCCTGGTCACCTGCTACGAAGCGGCCTTCGACTGGGCCGTGCGCTCCGAGGTCACCGACGGGGCGCAGATCATCTCCGTACCGAGCAACAACGCGACCTTCGACCGCAGCGAGATGACCTACCAGCAGCTCGCCATGTCCCGCGTCCGCGCCGTCGAACACAGCCGGACCGTCACCGTGCCGGTGACCAGCGGCGTCAGCGCGATCATCATGCCGGACGGGAAGATCACGCAGAAGACCGGCATGTTCGTCGCGGCCCACCTGGTCCAGAAGGTGCCGCTGCGGTCGAGCGAGACGCCTGCCACGCGGCTGGGAATCCTGCCGGAGATGGCCCTGGTGCTGGTCGCCGCGGGCGGGCTCGGGTGGGCGATCGGCGCCGGTGTGCGCGGGCGGCGCGCCCGGAGCGTGTAACCGTACGCCCGGCGCACGCCCCGTGAAATGCGCCGGGTGCCTGGGCACCGGCCCTTTAGGGTCGGTGTCATGGCAACTCCTGACTTCATCCGCGAGATCCGGGCCACCTCGGGCCACCAGCTGCTCTGGCTCCCCGGCGTCAGTGCCGTCGTCTTCGACGACGAGGGCAGGATCCTGCTGGGTCAGCGTTCGGACAACCTCGAATGGGCGTTGATCTCGGGCATCCCCGACCCGGGCGAGCAGCCCGCTGCCGCAGTCGTGCGGGAGGTGTACGAGGAGACCGGCGTCCAGTGCGTCGTCGAACGCGTGGTCGCGGTGCGGTCCGGGGGGCCGGTCACCTATCCCAACGGCGACATCTGCCAGTTCATGGACATCTGCTTCCGTGCGCGGGCGGTGGGCGGCGAGGCCCGGGTGAACGACGACGAGTCCCTGCAGGTCGGCTGGTTCGCGCTCGACGCGCTGCCCCCACTGACCGAGTACCACCACTTCCGGATCAAGCAGGCGCTGTCCGGCGAACCCACATGGTTTGACGCTATGAGTTCTGAATGAAGTATGGGGCGTGACCATATGTGGGCAGACGGGGGTGCTGCTTAGGGTCGGCACATGACCCCGCCCAGCGCCCTCCCGCCTCCCCACGCCTCCTCCCTCGATCTCGGCGGCCGCACCGCGCTCGTCACCGGTGCCGCCGGTGGCATCGGCCGCGCCTGCGCGCTGCGCCTCGCGGCCGCCGGGGCCAAGGTCAGAGCGGTCGACCGGGACGCCACGGGACTGGAGTCGCTCGCCGAGCAGGCCGGGGGCCTCGCGGGTGCCGTCGAACCGCACGTCCTCGATCTCACCGACCTCGACGCGGCCGAGCACGCCGCCGCCGGCACGGACGTCCTCGTCAACAACGCCGGGCTGCAACTGGTGCGCCCCATCGAGGAGTTCCCGCCCGACGTCTTCCACACCGTGCTCACCGTGATGCTGGAGGCACCGTTCCGCCTCGTCCGCGGAGCACTGCCCCACATGTACGGGCAGGGGTGGGGCCGCATCGTCAACGTGTCCTCCGTCCACGGACTGCGCGCCTCGGCCTACAAGTCGGCCTATGTGGCCGCCAAACACGGACTGGAGGGGTTGTCCAAGACCGCCGCCCTCGAAGGCGCACCCCACGGCGTCACCTCGAACTGTGTGAACCCCGCCTATGTGCGCACCCCACTGGTCGAGAAGCAGCTCGCGGACCAGGCACAGGCACACGGCGTACCTGCGGACCGCGTCCTGGCGGAGGTACTGCTGCAGGACAGCGCCGTCAAGCGGCTGATCGAGCCGGAGGAGGTCGCCGAGGCCGTGGCCTATCTGTGCAGCCCGCACGCCTCCTTCGTGACCGGCACCTCGCTCGTGCTCGACGGCGGCTGGACCGCCCACTGACCAGGCAGGCATCCATGCGTCCAGGAGTTGTCCACAGGGCTGACGGGGCGGCCGTGGGATGAGGAATCCTGTGAACATGTCTCGCGATCACGTGCAGTCCGCCGAGCGCACCGACGCCGAAGCGGCCGGTCCGGCGCTCACCGGCGCCGAGACGCCGTTCCTGGAGCTGCTGGCCAGGGGCGCGTCCTCCGACGCCTACGAGCAGCCCGTGCTGCTGGCGCGCGCCGAGGGGCGGTCGGCCGAGGCGATCGCCGCGCTCGAACACGCCAAGCTGCTCGCGCTGCGTGTGCGCGCGGACCTGGAGGGGCGGCGCCGCCGGGAGGCCGAGCTGTCCGCGCTCTTCGAGACGGCCCACGACCTCGCGGGTCTGCGGGACCTGGACTCCGTACTGCAGGCGATCGTGCAGCGCGCCCGGTCACTGCTGGGCACGGACGTCGCCTACCTCAGCCTGAACGACCCGGACCGCGGGGACACCTACATGCGGGTGACCGAGGGCTCGGTCGCCGCCCGCTTCCAGCAGCTGCGGCTCGGCCTGGGGGAGGGGCTCGGCGGACTCGTGGCCCAGACCGCCCGTCCGTACGTCACCGACGACTACTTCAAGGACGACCGCTTCCAGCACACGCACATCATCGACAGCGGTGTGCGGGACGAGGGCCTGGTCGCCATCCTCGGCGTGCCCCTGATGCTGGGCCACCACGTCATCGGCGTCCTGTTCGCGGCCGACCGGCGCGCCCGGGTCTTCGAACGCGAGCAGATCGCCCTGCTCGGTTCGTTCGCGGCGCTCGCCGCGGCCGCCATCGACACCGCGAACCTCCTCACCGAGACGCGCTCGGCCCTCGCCGGCCTTGAGCGGGCCAACGAGATCATCCGCGACCGCAGCGGAGTCATCGAGCGCGCCTCCGACGTCCACGACCGGCTCGCCGAGCTCGTGCTGCGCGGTGGCGGGGTGCACGACGTGGCCGCGGCCGTCTCCCAGGTCCTCGACGGCACCGTCGACTTCACCGAGGCCGTCGACGCGCCGTCGGCACCTCTGGAGGCGTCCCGTGCCGAAGGGCACGCAGTGTGCCACGAGGACGACTGGATCGCCGCCGTGACGGCCGGCGGTGAACTGCTCGGCGCGCTCGTCCTGCGCGGTCACCCCGGCCTCGACCCCGTCGACCAGCTCACCCTGGAGCGGGCCGCGATGGTCACCTCGCTGCTGCTGCTCGCCAGACGCTCGGCCGCCGAAGCCGAACAGCGCGTCCGCGGCGAGCTGTTGGACGACCTCCTCGACGCCCGCGACCGCGACCCGCGCCTGCTGCGCGAGCGTGCCTCGCGGCTGCACGCGGACCTCGACGCCACCCACGTCGTGCTCGCCGCCCGACTCGACGGCACCGCACCCGACGCCGACCAGGAGGCGGCCGCGCGTCGGCGCCTGTGGTCCGCTGCCTCGCACCTCGCCGCGACCCGGCACGGCCTGGCCGCCGCGCGCGACGGCGGCACCGTCCTGCTGCTGCCGCTGACGCCCGGCGACATCGCCGCCGACCTGGCCCGAACGACCGCCCACCAGCTCGGCACGGCGGTCCACGAGGCGGTCACCGTCGGCGCCTCCGCGCCCGTCCAGGACCTCGCCGCCCACCCCGAAACCGTGACCGCGGCCTACGCGGAGGGCCGGCGCTGCCTGGAGGCCCTGCGCCTGCTCGGCCGCTCAGGCGACGGGGCCGCAGCAGAGGACTTCGGCTTCCTCGGCCTGCTGCTCGCCGGGGACCGCGACATCGCCGGATTCGTGGACCGCACGATCGGACAGGTCGTCGCCTACGACGAACGGCGCGGCACCGACCTCGTACGCACCATCGACGCCTACTTCACCTGTGGCATGAGCCCGGCCCGCACCAAGGACGAACTCCACGTCCACGTCAACACCGTGGCCCAGCGCCTGGAGCGTGTCGCCCGTCTCCTGGGCGACGACTGGCAGAGCCCCGCCCGCGCACTGGAGATCCAACTCGCCCTGCGGCTGCACCGGTTGTCGGCGCCCGCACAGAACTGAACCCCCGTACGCGAGGCGTACGGGGGGACGGCTTCCTGAGGGTCACACGGTGCGCGCGTCCGCCGCCGCAGCCGTCGCCGGTTCGGCGTCCGCGGCAGGCTCGACGTCGGCCAGGTCCCGGTGACGGGTCTCCTTGGCCACGCCCACCGCCAGGACCGTCAGGACGGCCGCGGCGATGACGTACAGGGCGATCGGGGTGGAACTGTCGTAGTCGGACAGCAGCGCCGTGGCGATCAGCGGGGCGGGCGCGCCCGCGGCGACCGAGGCGAACTGGGCGCCGATGGAGGCACCGGAGTAGCGCATCCGGGTCGCGAACATCTCGGAGAAGAAGGCGGCCTGGGGCGCGTACATCGCGCCGTGCAGCACCAGGCCCACGGTGACCGCGAGGATCAGGTTGCCGAAGCCGCCGGTGTCGATGAGGGAGAAGAACGGGAACATCCACAGCCCGACGCCGACCGCGCCCAGCAGATACACCGGACGCCTGCCCACCCGGTCCGACAGCGCGCCCCAGGCCGGGATGACCGCGAAGTGGACGGCCGACGCGATCAGCACCGCGTTGAGCGCGGTCTGCTTGGAGACACCGGCCGACGTGGTGGCGTAGACGAGGATGAACGCGGTGATCACGTAGTAGCTGATGTTCTCCGCCATGCGCGCGCCCATCGCGATCAGCACGTCCCGCCAGTGGTGGCGCAGCACCGACACGATCGGCAGCTTCTCGGCCTCAGCGGCCCGGTCGGCCTTGCGGGCCTCGGCCTGGGCCAACGCCTGCTGGAACACGGGTGATTCATCGACAGACAGACGAATCCACAAACCGACGATCACCAGCACGCCGGAGAGCAGGAACGGGATCCGCCAGCCCCAGGACACGAAGGCGTCGTCCGACAGCAGGGCTGTCAGCGCGGACAGCACACCGGTTGCGAGCAGCTGCCCGGCGGGCGCCCCGGTCTGCGGCCACGAGGCCCAGAATCCGCGCCGTCGGGCATCCCCGTGCTCGGACACCAGCAGTACGGCCCCGCCCCACTCGCCGCCCAGCGCGAAGCCCTGGACCAGACGCAGGGTGGTGAGCAGCACCGGAGCGGCGGCTCCCACCGTCGCGTGCGTCGGGAGCAACCCGATCGCGAAGGTCGCCCCACCCATCATCAGCAGGCTCAGCACCAGCAGTTTCTTACGTCCGATCCGGTCGCCGTAGTGCCCGAAGACCAGTGCGCCCAGCGGACGGGCGGCAAATCCGACGGCGTACGTGAGGAACGACAGCAAGGTGCCGACGAGGGGGTCCGAGTCCGGGAAGAACAGCTTGTTGAAGACGAGCGCGGCGGCGGAACCGTAGAGGAAGAAGTCGTACCACTCGATGGTGGTGCCTATGAGGCTGGCGGCGACGATGCGCTTGAGACTGGCGGGGGTGCCGGGCGTCGGTGGAGCGGATGCTGCGGAGGCCATGTGCGCCACTTCCTCGTGTGCGATGGGGACGGGTACGTGTCGGCACACCGTAGGAAGAGGCAGGTCAGGCGGACATGTGGTGGGACTACATAGTTCGGGGGTGGAGTGTGCGTGCGCCCCCTATGCCTCCACTTCGAAGTCCGAGTGAGGAG
It encodes:
- a CDS encoding MFS transporter, whose product is MASAASAPPTPGTPASLKRIVAASLIGTTIEWYDFFLYGSAAALVFNKLFFPDSDPLVGTLLSFLTYAVGFAARPLGALVFGHYGDRIGRKKLLVLSLLMMGGATFAIGLLPTHATVGAAAPVLLTTLRLVQGFALGGEWGGAVLLVSEHGDARRRGFWASWPQTGAPAGQLLATGVLSALTALLSDDAFVSWGWRIPFLLSGVLVIVGLWIRLSVDESPVFQQALAQAEARKADRAAEAEKLPIVSVLRHHWRDVLIAMGARMAENISYYVITAFILVYATTSAGVSKQTALNAVLIASAVHFAVIPAWGALSDRVGRRPVYLLGAVGVGLWMFPFFSLIDTGGFGNLILAVTVGLVLHGAMYAPQAAFFSEMFATRMRYSGASIGAQFASVAAGAPAPLIATALLSDYDSSTPIALYVIAAAVLTVLAVGVAKETRHRDLADVEPAADAEPATAAAADARTV
- a CDS encoding O-antigen ligase family protein, producing the protein MTSDAGPGEGGARRNVSDAVGVVVLGASATWSLITATVHEGRPEGVLLAVLAVAAGYAAGRICGALLPVAAPCAGALAGIGLAVAVPHLAPGPQIVAPLGHAGATAALLTLCAGATCCAAWAAESPPLRFAMGTLAVGITVTAAALGSTSGFVTCTAVLLCSLAAGRMHSRGLGIAGLALVAALVAGLTWAVAGNALPEGLTTSLEGQLTQHRIQLWQDALHLAHRNAALGVGPERFGELSTTATRTLFSDGKPHSAVLQQAAEQGVVGVVLLGASLCWVLHALWRSPRPTPVVLTAGAALTALAAIAAVSNALSFTAVSVGAGLLAGLATARPLAEESPPQKVDVRPRGDRLTP
- the lnt gene encoding apolipoprotein N-acyltransferase; the encoded protein is MTVTATSVDESDQLQPQAAPASRPARLVRLVPALAAALFGVLLYVSFPPRTLWWLAVPAFAGFGWVLRGRSWKAGLGLGYLFGLGFLLPLLVWTGVEVGPGPWLALVAIEAIFVALVGAGVTVVSKLPAWPVWAAAVWIAGEAARARVPFNGFPWGKVAFGQADGVFLPLAAVGGTPVLGFAVVLCGFGLYEVVRLALDARRTREVRRSAAAVALLSVAVPVVGAVAAGSLVSDKAEDGSATVAVIQGNVPRSGLEFNAQRRAVLDYHARETRRLAAEVKAGKIAKPDFVLWPENSSDVDPFDNADAYAVIDGAAKAIGVPISVGGVVQRDGKLYNEQILWDPRKGPLDTYDKRQIQPFGEYLPLRSLIGAINSNWTSMVRQDFSRGTKPGVFTMDHAKVGLVTCYEAAFDWAVRSEVTDGAQIISVPSNNATFDRSEMTYQQLAMSRVRAVEHSRTVTVPVTSGVSAIIMPDGKITQKTGMFVAAHLVQKVPLRSSETPATRLGILPEMALVLVAAGGLGWAIGAGVRGRRARSV
- a CDS encoding 3-hydroxybutyrate dehydrogenase; translated protein: MTPPSALPPPHASSLDLGGRTALVTGAAGGIGRACALRLAAAGAKVRAVDRDATGLESLAEQAGGLAGAVEPHVLDLTDLDAAEHAAAGTDVLVNNAGLQLVRPIEEFPPDVFHTVLTVMLEAPFRLVRGALPHMYGQGWGRIVNVSSVHGLRASAYKSAYVAAKHGLEGLSKTAALEGAPHGVTSNCVNPAYVRTPLVEKQLADQAQAHGVPADRVLAEVLLQDSAVKRLIEPEEVAEAVAYLCSPHASFVTGTSLVLDGGWTAH
- a CDS encoding helix-turn-helix domain-containing protein, with the protein product MSRDHVQSAERTDAEAAGPALTGAETPFLELLARGASSDAYEQPVLLARAEGRSAEAIAALEHAKLLALRVRADLEGRRRREAELSALFETAHDLAGLRDLDSVLQAIVQRARSLLGTDVAYLSLNDPDRGDTYMRVTEGSVAARFQQLRLGLGEGLGGLVAQTARPYVTDDYFKDDRFQHTHIIDSGVRDEGLVAILGVPLMLGHHVIGVLFAADRRARVFEREQIALLGSFAALAAAAIDTANLLTETRSALAGLERANEIIRDRSGVIERASDVHDRLAELVLRGGGVHDVAAAVSQVLDGTVDFTEAVDAPSAPLEASRAEGHAVCHEDDWIAAVTAGGELLGALVLRGHPGLDPVDQLTLERAAMVTSLLLLARRSAAEAEQRVRGELLDDLLDARDRDPRLLRERASRLHADLDATHVVLAARLDGTAPDADQEAAARRRLWSAASHLAATRHGLAAARDGGTVLLLPLTPGDIAADLARTTAHQLGTAVHEAVTVGASAPVQDLAAHPETVTAAYAEGRRCLEALRLLGRSGDGAAAEDFGFLGLLLAGDRDIAGFVDRTIGQVVAYDERRGTDLVRTIDAYFTCGMSPARTKDELHVHVNTVAQRLERVARLLGDDWQSPARALEIQLALRLHRLSAPAQN
- a CDS encoding glutamate racemase, encoding MKIALMDSGIGLLAATAAVRRLRPDADLVLSLDPDGMPWGPRTPQDLTERALAVAEAAAAHGPDALIVGCNTATVHALPALRARLEPDLPVIGTVPAIKPAAAGGGPFAIWATPATTGSPYQCNLIAQFAGGVTVAEVPCHGLAEAVEHADEAAIDAAVAAAAALTPDDVTTVVLGCTHYELVAERIRAAVQQPGFPPLVLHGSAGAVAAQALRRLGEQPAPGAPATGTLTVLLSGREGALIPPALAYEEGRLLQAVSPAR
- a CDS encoding NUDIX hydrolase, whose product is MATPDFIREIRATSGHQLLWLPGVSAVVFDDEGRILLGQRSDNLEWALISGIPDPGEQPAAAVVREVYEETGVQCVVERVVAVRSGGPVTYPNGDICQFMDICFRARAVGGEARVNDDESLQVGWFALDALPPLTEYHHFRIKQALSGEPTWFDAMSSE